A stretch of DNA from Globicephala melas chromosome 4, mGloMel1.2, whole genome shotgun sequence:
TGTGGACGTTAGAATGGGGTTTAATTAAAACTTGAAGTCGGTTAAGACGTGGAGACATAGAGAGGACGCCATTACCTTAAGactctttataaaagaaaatcagcCATTTCTTGGCACTGAGAGGAAAATATGCTGCCCAGGTGTCACTAACTGTCCATGGgtgatgcagcaaaaacagataagaaacatgaaaaactgTATGGTTCCAACTCCAGAATGCTTGTAGTTTGTATAAGCTAGCagtttttatggaaaaatattgtttctttgggGTCGCTCAAGTTGAAGTTTTAGCATTAGATGGCAGTGTAGGCAGGTAGCTAGGATCAGAGACAGAAATTGTCCAGGAGCCCAGGAGAGGGTGCTGACAGAGGGGTTGAGGGGCTAATAGAGGTTCATGACTGAAAGATGCCCAAATGGAAACAGCCGTTGGTTTGCTGGAGCTCTGGCCTGACACTCAGGGGAGCAGAAGCTGCACGTGATCACTGACCAGACGTTGGTGACGTAACATAGCGGAGACAAAGTTGTGTCTCTCATGGTAGTTGCACTCCCGTTTTTTGGCCGTTTTTCCTCCCAGACTGGCTGAGGCTGCTCTGGAAGCCCCAGAGCTCCCGCACAGCGCTGGGTTGGTTCTCCTGAGCTCTCTGAGGGGCAGGACAGAATCCGGGTCAGCCTGAGAGGGAAAGGCCAGGAGGCCGCCTGCAGTCAGCACATCTTGTCAGGTCTACACTTGAGTGTGGGCATCATTAGCGCCCTCTTAGCATGGGAAAAACTAGAGCATTACCCATAGTAGGTACATTAAAATAGGTGGTGAATTGAATCTTTTGGCtgcttaggttttctttaatctctcttgaaaggcaaaaataaatttaagaaacttcatTAAAGTGGTTTTAAGTATTTTCAAGAAATACTGTATCCTGTGTAAAATCatcttaaaagcaaagaaaattttgTGATTGTAAGCTTCCCTTCATGTGCTTTGAGAGTgctaattttatttatgaaatgtaTGATTCATCAGAACATATGTGTACGGCAGCTAGGATCATTTATGGCCTAAAGAGtttaagaagttatttttttGGTACTTTTAGCAAATCTTGAAGGAACCCAAAATGGCTGCTTCTGTCATGAATCCCTATGTAAAGCGttccattaaaatgaaaagccTAAATGACATGACAGCAAAAGAGAAGTTTTCTCCCCTCACGTCCAACCTGATCAGTAAGTATTAgatgttttttattgaagtctcTGAAAATTCTGCTACTGAAACTGTCCTGCATGGGCCAGGAGCCCCAGCACCGCCTGCCTTTCGGCAGTGAGGAATCTTGGTCTCCCCCAGCCTGCTGAGTCACAATCTACATCTTAACTGGCTCCCCAAGTGAATTGTTTGGGCGTTAAAGTTTGAGGAGCATTGTCTAAAGGATATTAAGATGCAAGAATGTCTGATTGCACAGTTTCAACCCATGGACGAGACCAGTGGGACTCATACCAAGAAAATGGTTTGTAACCAGTGGCTGTGCCCCTGTCCTTGAAGACATTTGCATTCTTTAGTACATTTGAGTTGCTTTTCAAATCCCATGATCACTCAGAATTCAAAGAAAGCGTGTAGTGAATATAGACAGCGTGTTAATTTCAGGATTTATGGCCAACACTGGTATCTGTGGCATAAACCTGAAAATCAGATTGAAAGCCGTATCAAGAAATCTACTGCAAATCCATGTaagacacacacacccttacAAGTTTAAATCCTTGTttgttcagtctttttttttttttgaacattgcatattctttttaaataagttgTGTCTTCTCCATTCACATTCTTAAATGACATTGAATTTTAAGGCCACAAATCTAAGTTTGCGTTTGAGGTGAATATAATGTTTCATGAATGACCTGATTTAAGTGAAATACCTTTACTTTCCCAGGTTTGCTTGCTGAAAATGGTCGCTTGAACAATACCGCTGGGGTCATTTCTGCCTTTTCCACCATGATGAGTGTCCACCGGGGAGAAGTGTCTTGCACAGTTACCACCGCATCTGTAGGTGACGGGCTGTTGCTGCTGCATTTGCCTTGACATCCCCTGTGTCACATTTtgcagaacaaaaagaaaaaggctaaAATCAAGAAATCGGGACAGGCGGCTTGGCACTTGGGCGGTTTGCTTCATTTATACCAGCTCTGTGCACCTCTGCTTTGCAAGGGCCAGCGTGTCTTCTTGGTGCTTCCCTAACCAGTGATTATTCATAAAGAGTGTAGATTGAGTTAAAAATGTGTCGGGAAATACTGGTTTACGTTCCTTTAAGGTTTAAGTTATTTTGTAAATATCACACTACGTAGTTTACTGAAATGCGTGTCTAATCTTTTGCGGTGGTGAGTGGGAAGGGGTAAGGCGGAAGGGCCCTTTGGTCTTACTGACTCGCTGAAGTGGACTGAATTTTGAAACCTACACTATTCTGGGTGCTTTATTTTAATATCAAAGGTCTGTGTGAAGCAGAAGTGTTACTATCTTCATTTTACtcgtgaggaaactgaagcccaggggaATAAGTTGCTTGCTCGAGGTCACAGAATGTGGAActaggatttgaacacaggcctCTCTCTCAGAAGTCCGTGTTCCTTAATCTGCACTACCTCCCCAgaattaattttgttgttgttgtcttaaGTATGTATTCTCTTCCCACTGTAGTTCAGTCAAGGTAGGAAAACAGTCTGTGGGGCTTAATTATCAGTAGAGCATGGTAGATTTACTTGGGATACGCAGCACCTGACCTCACCTAGATTAACATTTCTAGTGTTGAAAAGATATTCTAACTCTCCAAAAGAGCATAATGTGAAGGAGACATTTTGGCACATAGTACCTATTCGTACATTTGTAGTTCAGTAGTTGGTGCCCCCAAAGCACATTCCTGGCTGAGAGTCAGCATAGCTCAAATGTTCTCCAGAGCCCACCGTGACTGCACTGGTTCTCCTTGACCACAGAGCTCAGACCAGGCTTCCCTGGCCAGATGGTCACGCCATCCCCATGGCCAAGCACTGGTGCAGGTCATTCTTCAGTGATTACAAGGACATGATTTTGTAAGTTTCTTAGAACCAACTGATGCTAATGTTTTTGACATTGAGTCTCCCGGGTAAATAATTTCCacccttaaatatatatatatatatatatatttttaatatatatattaaatatatatatatatatataccttgaTTAATGACTAGGGGCACAGACTTTAGAAATAGACTGATTTCAAATATTGGCACTAGTCCTCACTTGCTGATGGGACCTTAGgtgagttcttttttcttttaattaatttttattggagtatagttgatttacaatgttgtgttagtttcaggtgtacagcaaagtgaatcggttatacatatatccactcttttttagattctattcccatatagggcatgacagagtattgagtagagttccctatgctatacactagtttcttactagttatctattttttataggtatatatatatatatgtgtgtgtatatgtttatcccagtctcccaatttatccctcctgcccAGGTGAGttcttcttaaccactgtgagcCTCAGTTCTCCCGCacgtaaaatgggaacaataactCCTGACCTCCCGGAGTTGTCCAGGTTAAGGAGATGGTGGCataaaatgcctggcacacacGGGTGCTTAGCACGCAGCATGTGTCTGAATAGAAGGTGGGGCGTATACTTCTGAGTTCTCTAACCTCAGAGCCTCAGCGAATGATTGATGGAGCACTGATAgacttccccaccaccaccccccaaaagACACTGTCGGATCTTTGCAGAGCTTAAAGGCTTCTTTGCTAGCTTTTGGACTCTTGGGTGTGTGGGTTGGGAGGTAGGATTTGTGACAGGTGAAATGCCGCTCCTTCAGCAACATTTGCCGTTCTCACCCAATCAGGGGTAAAAGTTGGGGCAAAAAGGAGAGAACGCTGTCTGGATGGTCAGGGCACTTGTTCTGTAGGAACAAGATTACAGAGCTGTACTGACTTCAGGAGCCAGCCGCCTGCCCGGGCTCTCTGTGAGCTGCAGAGAGTGGAGCGGCATGCCAGAGCTCCTGGTACCCGCAGATTCCAGGTCAAACTGCAGCTTTTCATCCAAGGGAATAATAGACTCAGGCTGCACCCGGGGGAGCTGCGCGGAGGAGAGGCCTGTCCTCAGGCATTATAAACTTCAGGTTTTTCCCCTAATCGTTACTTCTAAGTTGTACTGCTAGTACCATGGAGCAGAGATGGGCAGTAAGTGAACCTAACCTCCCAGTGTGAGCTGCCCATGTGTTCTTGTgaggcagggcctttgcacacccCGACACCAGCATTGATGAGTGACCATTGCGGCACAACTCCAGGATGGGTCCTCAGATATCTAAGAGAGGAATTCACAAGGCCTGTCTTGGTGATACGTTGCCAGAGGGatgttttttctctccttcaactATAGTaactttctgttttgctttatctAAATTTAAAGGATGGTTTTGTCCTTTTTTAGCCTTTAGATGAAGCCACTCTTACCGAATTAAAAACAGTCCTGAAGAGCTTCCTAAGTAAAGGCCAAGTATTGAAACTGGAAGTTAAGGTAGGTTTTTAATTACGTACGGTACGTTTCCTCAGGTTGTTTGACACCTAAAATGGCTATAGAAAGTGGAAAATTAGATTTGATTATGTAAAAACTTGCCTGTAGTAGAACCTTCATATTTATATTCAATATAAATGATTATTGAGTCCATTCACAATTTGACTTGTCATTTTCTAGATATAATTGTTACCGCTTACAGTTATGTAGCACGTAGACTTTTCAGAgcactttttcatctttctttttgattAATGAAATGTCAATGTGTTTTCACATTTCCAACCTATTTTCTTTCCTAGGTTGATCCATCAATCATGGGTGGAATGATTGTCCGTATTGGAGAGAAATATGCTGATATGTCTGCAAAAACCAAGATTCAGAAGCTGAGCAAAGCGATGCGGGAGATTCTCTAAAAGTGTTGATTTCCTAAAAGTGAAAGTTCTTAAACTTGGAGCAACAATAAAATGCTTCCTGAACAGAATATACTATGTTTGCTGTCTTTTAAAGTGGAAATATAGGGAGccttatttttacatctttcacAATCCCCTTAGTTTAAAGGTTAAAAGGCCCTTTGGAACTTAGTTTGTGTCGATTATTCTTAGGAATTTATGGAAGCTTGTATCCCTTAGGAAAAAGTTAACCTTTATACCAGGGACTGTTAAGTACTTCATGTATCTTACCTCATTTCCTTTGTCTTCAAGGCCTGAGCCTGCACGTGGAGTTAAGGTAAAGCAAACCGGTTGTCATCTCCAAGTTTCAAGTGCTGGGGCCCATCTCTAGTCAGACACTGAAAGTGGTCCCTGAGCCCACGCTGGTCAGACACTGGCAGCTGCTCCTCCTCTGCTGCTTCACGCTTCTTGCAGcttctgcagcacgtgggccagccCCTACTGCTGTGCCCCTGGGGTCCCATGTCAGCCGGGTGACTGGGCTGCACAGAGTCCTTCAGATAGGCCCAGGTTGTGCTCACCTGCTGAACTCTTAACAAGTACTTCCAGCGTGTGCATTCGGACTTGTTTGAGCCCAAAGTGATTTGGCCTACAGTCCCACCCTCCACATTATCCTACTTTTAAAGGGAGTAATGTTTTCTGTAAAAGCTTTCAGAGAGATTATTTCCGAAAAGATGCCTCTAGTCTAGAATCTAGAAAATCTAAAAGCAGTTACTCTGCTAACAAGCATTCATTCCCTCACCCCACTGAGCACAGAGGTCCCCATCAGAGCTGTGCACTTCGCAAGGGAAGGCAGCGGAATGGCAGCTTTCTCAGCCAGCCGGGTGCACAGCCCCCGAGAATGTCCTCTGAACCAAGGAATGGCCAGGAGTGTCTGCACAGAATGGAATCACAGGATTTTCTCCCCTCTTGGGAGCAGGTATTCCAATGGAAGGTACACTGATAGTTAGAAGTCACtgctctttggggcttccctggtggcgcaagggttaaggatccacctgccagtgcaggggacacgggtttgttccccggtctgggaagatcccacatgccgcggagcaactaagcccgtgcgccacaactactgagcctgcatgccacaactactgaagcccgtgcacctagagcccgtgctctgcaacaagagaagccactgctcaccacgactagagaaagcccacatgcagcaatgaagacgcaacgcagccaaaaatgtaaataaataaataaatgcaagtcCTTGATGTGTGGCAGAACTTCTGCCCATTGGTCCTGCCAATTAAGGCCTTTCCAGCCAGGCTGAGGGAGCCAAACTTGAAATAAatctttttgcttctctgataATTACAATTATCCTGAAACTGCCCGAAGAGATATCTCAAACACAACCTGGTGTACATGCAGCCACCACACTTGAGGTCATAAAATACATCCTGACAGGACTATAACATCTGCACCCACAGTGAATGTATTACTTCACTGGGGTAGTAACCCTTTCCCAGACTGTAGAGTGACCTAGTCGGGAGTAATAACCACTTTACAAAACTCGTTCAACAGGAAGTTTCATAAGGGGATATGACATGCTGTCCGCGGTGAGTCCTGTGATGTTCACTGCTTTGCTCTCTGCAACAGTAGACGAGGTGACTGAGAACGCATCTTGGGGCATTTGGGGGGTGTATGTGCAAGGCTCTGCTGTTCCAACCCATGAAGCATCCCACCTTCAAGGCTCGGTTTCCACCCCTGTAAATGGAAGAAGCAGTAATGCCCACTCCCTGAGTGGCTGCGAGAGTGAAGCAAGATTATGATGAGCTTAGTACCAGGTCTCACAGATGTAAAGGtgtcagcaaatggtgctggttACTAAGGTCCAAAGGCCTCTGACATCTCTGGGCCATCTGACCCCGGGGGTTAAACACTGCACCTGACAGGTAGTAGTCACTCAAGCAAGGTCATCTGGCAAGTCATTCTGCCTGCCAGACTCTCCTGTCTTCAAGAGTCATTCAGAACTCCTGGTTCCTACTAGATCATTAGGATGACTCGCTCCATCGGTcctccagggaagtctctccccaGTAAAATGCCCTTAATCCTGACATAACACCCCTAAGTGAAGGATGCTCTGCAGTTTTCAAGGCCATTTCATGTATATCTTACTAAGCTTTGTAACAGCCTTGTGGTCCAGGTGGGACAGACATCACCCCACtctacaaatgaggaaagagaTGGAGGGGCCTTAGAGATTTGCTCAGGACCACGGGCTTGGATGGCTAGTGGGACAGGTCCCAGAGCCCAGGTCCTTCACTACTCctgccccca
This window harbors:
- the ATP5PO gene encoding ATP synthase subunit O, mitochondrial, encoding MAAPVVSGLSLQVRCFSTSVVRPFAKLVRPPVQVYGIEGRYATALYSAASKQNKLEQVEKELLRVAQILKEPKMAASVMNPYVKRSIKMKSLNDMTAKEKFSPLTSNLISLLAENGRLNNTAGVISAFSTMMSVHRGEVSCTVTTASPLDEATLTELKTVLKSFLSKGQVLKLEVKVDPSIMGGMIVRIGEKYADMSAKTKIQKLSKAMREIL